The genomic segment AATATTTTCCCACGATAGACCGAAATTTGTAGAACGAAATGCTTTCCCCGAACCGAATCCCGAACGAACGGCAAAGATTGTTGTTTCGTCAGTGGGATGCGGAACAACCCGCGATATATATCGTGTTGGCTGGGGGAGAGGAGTTGCGCTTCCCCACGTGAACCCGCCATCAGTTGAAACCTTTATTTCCGTACTTGCCGCAAGCATCATTCGGTTTGCATTAACACGACTGAAGTGGAGAGAATTGATGACAGCTCCCGTAACGTTGGAACTGATTGCATCCCACGATGAGCCGCCGTTAATAGAACGAAAAATACTTCGCGACGCTCCGTATATCCATTCATGATTTTCCGGATGAATGAGAAATGGCGTTGTCCAATCCGGTGATGTTTCCCACGGAGGAGTCACATTAGAAAAAGTATTGGGATTACCGTTACTCACGCTTTTTAACAATGCTCCGTTTTGATAGGAAACGTAGTATGTATTTTCATTTTCGTAATCAATAAAACATTCCATTCCGTCTGCGCCAAAAATTACATTCCACGGCGTTTCACCTTTGTTGCTTGTTTTCGAAGTTCCGTTATCTTGAGCGCCGGCAATTACTATATCAGGATTGGTTGGGTGCGATGCGATTCGGTAAAATTGCAGCGTAGAAAGTCCGGCATTTCTATGTACCCACGATGTGCCGCCATTGGTAGAAGTATAAATTCCTCCGTCGCATCCAAGATAACGAACAGTCGGATTGGATGGAGCAAATCTCATTATGTGGTAATCAACGTGCGTTTGTGAAATAGTGGAAAAAGTCTGTCCGCCGTTCGACGAATACCGAAGCTGCTGGTCGCCGATATACACTTCGTTCGGGTTTTGCGGATTGACTCCTAATAATAAATCATACCATCCTTGCCCGCTCGTGTATGATTGCGAAACGGCTCCCCAATTTACGCCATCGTTGGTGGATTTATACAATTGCATCGTGCCATCAGTTTTGTAAATCAGCGCAAAGATTGTTGATGGAGAAGATGTTGGAACGGATAGTTGAATGCGTGCTATTGTGCCGGATGTTGGAAGTCCACTTGTTGAGCGATTCCACGATAAACCCATATCGGTAGAAAAATAAAAACCAGCAGTTGCACCTCCACCACAACCAGCGTACACTCTGTTTTCGTTCAACGGGTGAAAAACAACATCGAATCCATTGTCCGCATCAATAACTTTTGCCCACGTATTTCCGGAATCTCCGCTTCGCCAAATTCCTTCATTCGTCAAATTTCCCAAATAGGAATATCCGCTTCCAAGTCCCGCGAGAATAATGTTCGATTGGAAAGGGCTGACAGCAAGCGCACCAAAATGAGTTACTGTTCCAAAACCGCTTGTTACATTCATCCACGTTGCTCCTGCATCAGTTGACTTAAATAATCCTTTGCCGTTATACACAACGTGATTAAAATTATACATTGCTTCGCCTGCGCCGGCATAAATATTATTCGGATTTGAAGGGTCAATAGCAATCGCGCCGAAAGTGTTCGAAGCAAATTCATCGCTTAAACTATTCCAGTTCAATCCGCCATCGGTCGTTTTCCATAAACCTCCGCCCGCTGCCCCGAGATAAACAACAGTGGGGTCAGTTGGATGAATTGCCAATGCGCGAACTCTTCCGCTGCACGTTCCCCATTGTGCTGGAGAAGTATAGATGATGCCGCGCGGTCCCAGTTGTGTCCACTCAGCTATTTGTGATTGTTTGTATTTGTTTGATTGCTCGAGGGAACGTAACTTATCACGTTCTGTTGTGTACGTGCTGATAGAAATTGTATCGTAAGGAAATGCGCGAGGGCGATAAAACCATTCAAAGCGTTTATAGGTGTTTGTGCGTTGAATGTCTGCAGGAATTTCATCCCAGAGTGATGTTTGTTGCGCAATAAGCTGTGTTGCAAACACAAAAAGATAGAATGTAACAATGATAGTAAGAGTATTGATTTTGGATGTGAATGGTGTTGTATTCATTTGATAAGTTTGAGTGTGAAATAAAAAAAACCGCGATGAATATAGGAAAGGAAATAGAGAAATGGAAAAGAAAAAACCCGTTATCTTCATAACGGGTTTTTAGATTTGAGAAAACAGATTCTTCGTTATTTCATGAGCGCCATCTTCCGCACCTGCGAAAAACTTTCTCCTTCGCCGGTAGCGGTGAGTTTGTAGAAATACATTCCGCTGGGAACATTATGTGCATTCCATTGAACAAAATACTTTCCTGCGTTCATTTCTTGTTGAACAAGTGTTTCAATGTCTCTTCCAAGCACATCAAAGATTTTCAGTGTAACGAATCCGTGTTTGGGAAGTTGAAAATTGATTTCTGTTACAGGATTAAACGGATTCGGATAATTTTGTTCGAGAGAATATATTGTTGGTTTCTCAAAGGTTGTATAACGTATTCCAAGACTCACGCTATCGGGCCACAATGCAAGCGCTTGCGCATTTGATATTCCCAAATTTCCGATAACTGTTCCAACGGCATTTGAAGTATCAATGCTGATGAATTTACTTGCAGAAATTCCGGTTCCAACTAAACCGTACAATCGTCCCGTTGCATCAAAAATCAAATCGGGTGTAATGGATGCAAGACCGGTATTTCCTACGAAAACTGTATCACCAAGAGGAAAATTGATTTTGTAAATTTTATCCCTTCCCACTAAAGCCGGACGAACGGAAGCCCACATTTGATTGGTGATTGGATTAATTGCTAATCCGGCAATTTGGATACCCGTTAATGCAACTTCAAGTGCATCGCCGGTATTCATATCCACAGAATAAATACTCCCGCTTGATGAACCAACAAATAATGTTCCATCGGACTTAAATTCCATACCTTTTACGTTTTGCAAATCAAGCGTTGCAATAGAATACGCGTCTCCTTGCGTGCTATTGATTCGAACGATATTATACGCTGAAACAGT from the Ignavibacteria bacterium genome contains:
- a CDS encoding T9SS type A sorting domain-containing protein, which produces MKITGFFFSISLFPFLYSSRFFLFHTQTYQMNTTPFTSKINTLTIIVTFYLFVFATQLIAQQTSLWDEIPADIQRTNTYKRFEWFYRPRAFPYDTISISTYTTERDKLRSLEQSNKYKQSQIAEWTQLGPRGIIYTSPAQWGTCSGRVRALAIHPTDPTVVYLGAAGGGLWKTTDGGLNWNSLSDEFASNTFGAIAIDPSNPNNIYAGAGEAMYNFNHVVYNGKGLFKSTDAGATWMNVTSGFGTVTHFGALAVSPFQSNIILAGLGSGYSYLGNLTNEGIWRSGDSGNTWAKVIDADNGFDVVFHPLNENRVYAGCGGGATAGFYFSTDMGLSWNRSTSGLPTSGTIARIQLSVPTSSPSTIFALIYKTDGTMQLYKSTNDGVNWGAVSQSYTSGQGWYDLLLGVNPQNPNEVYIGDQQLRYSSNGGQTFSTISQTHVDYHIMRFAPSNPTVRYLGCDGGIYTSTNGGTSWVHRNAGLSTLQFYRIASHPTNPDIVIAGAQDNGTSKTSNKGETPWNVIFGADGMECFIDYENENTYYVSYQNGALLKSVSNGNPNTFSNVTPPWETSPDWTTPFLIHPENHEWIYGASRSIFRSINGGSSWDAISSNVTGAVINSLHFSRVNANRMMLAASTEIKVSTDGGFTWGSATPLPQPTRYISRVVPHPTDETTIFAVRSGFGSGKAFRSTNFGLSWENISGDLPDVPHSDMFVDPHHTNHYYVANDLGVYLSTNAGINWTRQGNGLPVVPALDFDYFEHGTERLLRVGTHGRSAFETRLMIDSVASILASPSQFVFSKVETFTHDTIEATIRNVGAETLSVSSITNISAQFQLLDLPTFPVHLAFDENVEFKISFSPEIHGETFDTISITSNDPNAPISKIYLTGKGVHIGKADVGKLYAASNTGTLYSLNTSTGTGTEVGALTVGELHGLAIHPTSKELFGIRTNSSSSILYRVSSMYGEVIPSATLAIPNLRAIAFRNDGTLFAGTTSGDLFTINEQTGEDLFIGNASNMFYSGFSFQPANQLLFASVRPPISGRDKIYTVNTTNGQVTLIGNTGDNQITPSLTFDAFGNLYGLKGSGTSINNLIHINPSTGTGTVIGSTGVLGLLAITMRTDSGLVSVSENRLDEIPAALFLEQNYPNPFNPVTKFTFGIPSDEFVTLKIFNLLGEEVFTLIQKELQAGTYSIEWNAAPYPSGMYFYRLQTKNFSETKRMILMK